The uncultured Sphaerochaeta sp. genome includes a window with the following:
- a CDS encoding SIS domain-containing protein, giving the protein MEYLSGKEVIGYASTNEIQRIRSFLDTFDPQLVDDLYAMILDHKKLVLFGYGPSLLCAEYFAYRFRNCTDITTMAVSDPIAVKNMVDETTLLVILTETGRFHSFQDVYTAAKNKGCDVIIISEEFNTELVTQCDKIFYLAQHAQPEYLQAYEKSRTTFFIFLEEVIQRFLPHQS; this is encoded by the coding sequence ATGGAATACTTGAGTGGGAAGGAAGTAATCGGGTATGCCTCAACAAACGAGATTCAGCGCATTCGCTCATTCCTCGATACCTTCGACCCCCAGCTGGTGGACGATCTCTATGCCATGATACTGGATCATAAAAAATTGGTCCTCTTTGGGTATGGCCCTTCACTGCTCTGCGCGGAATACTTTGCCTATCGGTTTAGGAACTGTACCGATATTACGACCATGGCTGTCTCTGACCCCATTGCAGTCAAGAATATGGTGGATGAGACAACGCTGCTCGTCATACTGACAGAAACCGGTCGTTTTCACTCCTTCCAGGATGTATACACTGCAGCAAAGAACAAAGGGTGTGATGTGATCATCATTTCGGAGGAGTTCAATACTGAACTGGTCACCCAATGTGACAAGATTTTCTATTTGGCCCAGCATGCACAACCAGAGTATTTGCAAGCCTATGAGAAATCGCGAACCACATTCTTCATCTTCCTTGAAGAGGTCATCCAACGGTTTCTTCCTCATCAATCCTAA
- a CDS encoding zinc-binding dehydrogenase, whose product MSTLPRTMKAIVTKSNGGYEQLQYRDVPVPELLPGTVLLKVLSAGVNNTDINTRLGWYAAKVKKGTLALSSGEIDNSMDGGWKEKTPFPLIQGTDCCGLVEAVGSEQDAHLLGLRVLVRPCMRSSGWESLETIWLGSDCDGAFAEYVRVPSSEVFPVDCEWSDEELGTIPCAYGTAENMLHRASVQDGDIVLVRGSSGGVGSAVVQLAGRRGARVIAVTSKGKKKEVASLGTERVITHEELADGALPSNSVDVVVDNVAGPDFGEMLNLLKRGGCLVTSGAIAGAQVTIDVRSLYLKDLRLIGCTAWDEPVFRDVISYIEQGEVRPLLAGVFPLEEIAAAQQEFSRKHHVGKLVLVPPSM is encoded by the coding sequence ATGAGTACATTACCAAGAACAATGAAAGCGATTGTTACAAAATCCAATGGGGGGTATGAGCAGTTGCAGTACCGGGATGTTCCTGTTCCTGAACTTCTTCCCGGTACAGTATTGCTGAAAGTACTTTCAGCTGGAGTCAATAATACAGATATCAATACCCGTTTGGGGTGGTATGCTGCAAAGGTAAAGAAAGGAACCCTTGCACTCTCCTCAGGAGAAATAGACAACAGTATGGATGGGGGATGGAAGGAGAAGACCCCTTTCCCTCTCATCCAGGGGACGGATTGTTGTGGACTCGTGGAAGCTGTAGGAAGTGAACAGGATGCTCACCTGTTGGGGTTGCGTGTCCTTGTTCGTCCTTGTATGAGGAGCTCTGGTTGGGAATCACTTGAGACCATATGGTTGGGCTCCGATTGCGATGGCGCGTTTGCTGAGTATGTACGAGTTCCTTCATCTGAGGTGTTTCCTGTTGACTGTGAGTGGAGTGATGAGGAGTTGGGAACCATTCCCTGTGCCTACGGTACCGCTGAGAATATGCTGCATCGTGCCTCTGTACAGGACGGTGATATTGTATTGGTGCGTGGCTCTTCTGGTGGAGTTGGCTCTGCAGTGGTCCAACTTGCTGGGCGCCGGGGTGCACGGGTGATCGCTGTTACCAGCAAGGGAAAAAAGAAAGAGGTTGCTTCTCTCGGGACGGAGAGAGTCATCACGCACGAGGAACTTGCTGATGGAGCACTTCCCTCCAATTCTGTTGATGTGGTAGTTGATAATGTAGCTGGTCCTGACTTTGGTGAGATGCTGAACCTGCTCAAGAGAGGAGGGTGTTTGGTAACCTCCGGTGCTATTGCGGGTGCACAGGTAACCATCGATGTACGATCACTCTATCTTAAGGATTTGCGGCTTATTGGCTGTACTGCATGGGATGAACCGGTATTCAGAGATGTTATCTCCTACATCGAGCAGGGTGAGGTCAGACCGTTGCTTGCAGGAGTATTTCCCTTGGAAGAGATAGCAGCAGCACAACAGGAATTTTCCCGGAAGCACCATGTAGGGAAACTGGTACTGGTTCCACCATCGATGTAG
- a CDS encoding FMN-binding protein produces MKLLWVLLVVVLIVVVVFLLYRRVENKLNALPGLPIAEIDFTQVPDGSYTGSYAVFPVRVKVKANVSDGKLTDLVLLEHRNGQGKEAEKILQDVLSSQHLHVDVISGATYSSVVILKAVESALMDQKTR; encoded by the coding sequence ATGAAACTCTTGTGGGTATTACTCGTTGTAGTACTGATTGTGGTCGTGGTTTTTCTACTGTACCGTAGAGTTGAGAACAAACTGAATGCGTTGCCTGGCCTTCCTATAGCCGAAATTGATTTCACTCAGGTTCCTGATGGGTCCTACACTGGATCCTATGCTGTCTTTCCCGTGCGTGTTAAGGTGAAAGCGAACGTATCAGATGGAAAGCTTACTGACTTGGTGTTGTTGGAACATCGAAATGGACAAGGGAAGGAAGCAGAGAAAATCCTCCAGGATGTGCTTTCCTCCCAGCATCTACACGTTGATGTGATTTCAGGTGCAACCTACAGCAGTGTGGTGATACTCAAGGCTGTGGAGTCGGCGCTTATGGACCAAAAAACACGCTAA
- a CDS encoding ROK family protein, whose translation MNIPVESNSNLAIHTIIQLVWEQQTVSRAELSRLSGLSRSTITLNVDTLLSQGILIEKPTSEASKHARTQVAINKKLGIFVGVELDADCCEVGICNIMGSLLSLDCFSIEYTMGPEQIYDQLVTSIRNLQSTQPENQNTILGIGVGLPTPVDFQKGYAVHPAFMPGWHHYPIGDKLSQVFTCPVFVDNEVNTMAFGEAYLNKKYRGTNLLFLKLGIGIGAGMIVEGSIYRGNSGMSGNIGHIRVDNRKELCQCGKPGCLEAIAGGSALLKKANEIATNGASPFLQQKLAENRVLKLHDLVAAIKHKDTEIITLVNESATTVGTMVGRLVMFFDPKVLVVGGALCDFGPQYIDYIRRAIIQEASPWIRSDFDVTVSRFGDSIGVIGSAMLSISMVLQHGMILEKFTR comes from the coding sequence ATGAATATACCTGTTGAATCTAACAGTAATCTCGCAATCCATACAATCATTCAATTGGTATGGGAACAGCAAACAGTATCTCGCGCTGAACTGAGTCGGTTGAGCGGTCTATCACGTTCAACCATTACCCTTAATGTAGATACGTTGCTTAGTCAGGGAATACTTATTGAGAAACCTACTAGCGAAGCAAGCAAACATGCCCGCACCCAAGTAGCAATCAACAAAAAACTTGGTATTTTTGTTGGTGTCGAACTTGATGCTGACTGTTGTGAGGTTGGTATCTGCAACATCATGGGGTCCCTACTCTCACTCGATTGTTTCTCTATCGAGTACACAATGGGTCCTGAACAAATCTATGATCAGCTAGTTACCAGTATTAGGAATCTCCAATCTACACAACCAGAAAACCAGAACACTATCCTGGGAATTGGGGTTGGGCTTCCCACTCCAGTTGATTTTCAAAAAGGGTATGCAGTTCATCCCGCATTCATGCCTGGATGGCACCATTACCCAATTGGTGACAAGCTATCGCAGGTCTTTACCTGCCCAGTATTTGTCGACAATGAAGTAAATACCATGGCCTTTGGAGAAGCGTACCTAAACAAGAAATATCGAGGGACAAACTTACTTTTCTTAAAACTTGGAATAGGTATTGGTGCAGGAATGATTGTAGAAGGAAGTATCTATCGTGGAAATAGTGGCATGAGTGGGAATATTGGACACATCCGCGTGGATAACCGCAAGGAGCTATGCCAGTGTGGGAAGCCAGGATGCCTTGAGGCTATCGCTGGAGGAAGTGCGTTGCTCAAGAAAGCCAATGAAATAGCTACCAATGGAGCCAGCCCCTTTTTGCAACAGAAACTGGCAGAAAACCGTGTACTGAAACTGCACGATCTCGTAGCGGCAATTAAGCACAAGGATACAGAAATCATCACACTCGTCAATGAAAGTGCCACCACTGTAGGTACGATGGTAGGACGCCTTGTAATGTTCTTTGACCCCAAAGTCTTGGTTGTCGGAGGAGCTCTTTGTGATTTTGGACCCCAATACATTGATTATATCCGCAGGGCAATCATTCAAGAGGCCAGTCCATGGATCAGGAGTGATTTCGATGTCACCGTCTCACGGTTTGGGGACAGTATTGGAGTAATAGGATCCGCCATGCTCAGTATCAGCATGGTATTGCAGCATGGCATGATCCTTGAAAAATTTACACGTTAG
- a CDS encoding sugar ABC transporter permease gives MHLHRKHKEWLVAYLFIAPTVFGLYLFFLYPMVSSVFISFTKWNHLTAPEFIGLVNYSRLFHDPTIWLEFKNTMFFVLVSVPLTVAISLFLANALNKKKLLGKGTFRTIFFLPYVILPVITAQIFMIIFNSRYGLVNGFLKILGLGQSAWFSSSLLTRIIIVIVTLWACIGYYTIILLAGLQNISPQYYEACDIDGGSWWVKFIHVTFPLVTPQLFFCLVLAVINSFKMFDYIFVFGKSNVIVRENIRTMAFGIYERGFTYLEMGYASAEAIIFSIIVLGVTILQNVGQKRWVHYS, from the coding sequence ATGCATTTGCATCGCAAGCATAAAGAGTGGTTGGTTGCCTACCTATTCATAGCCCCAACGGTGTTCGGTTTGTACCTTTTCTTTCTTTACCCAATGGTAAGTTCAGTGTTTATCTCATTTACCAAATGGAATCATCTAACAGCACCAGAATTCATTGGGTTAGTTAATTACTCACGTCTATTTCATGATCCTACCATCTGGTTGGAGTTCAAGAATACAATGTTTTTTGTATTGGTTTCTGTTCCTCTGACTGTAGCTATCTCATTGTTCTTGGCTAATGCACTGAACAAGAAAAAATTGTTGGGAAAAGGCACGTTCAGAACGATATTTTTTCTTCCCTATGTAATCCTCCCAGTTATTACTGCACAAATCTTTATGATAATTTTTAATTCACGGTATGGACTAGTAAATGGATTCCTGAAAATCCTTGGATTAGGTCAATCGGCATGGTTTTCCAGCTCACTGCTTACACGCATAATTATTGTAATCGTAACGCTTTGGGCCTGTATCGGCTATTACACCATAATTTTACTTGCAGGTTTGCAAAATATTTCACCGCAGTACTACGAAGCATGTGACATAGATGGAGGTTCATGGTGGGTGAAATTCATCCATGTTACCTTCCCTTTGGTGACTCCACAACTCTTTTTCTGTTTGGTTCTGGCGGTAATCAACAGTTTTAAAATGTTTGACTACATTTTTGTATTTGGGAAAAGTAATGTCATTGTCCGTGAAAATATCCGAACGATGGCTTTTGGTATTTATGAGAGAGGGTTTACTTATCTGGAAATGGGTTATGCATCAGCCGAGGCAATAATCTTCTCGATCATCGTTTTAGGTGTCACCATCTTGCAAAATGTGGGCCAGAAACGTTGGGTCCACTACAGTTGA
- a CDS encoding carbohydrate ABC transporter permease translates to MLKTKHNYEISVGFFVLLFIALITLVPFFWIVVSSFKTYKETVQIPVVFFPDNLSNLENYKELFGRLNFLSYYKNNIINTIGITFPQLFISSMAAYAFARLDFPGKNVIFVSLLLALMIPIQMILMPRYKLILDLGMFDSYLGIIIPSIPSVTTTFYMRQQIMSLPRSLDESAYLDGASHFRIFWSILLPLCHSALLATGIMCLVFSWNDFLWPLVVINSTEKYTLSIAVANLQGQHLTKDNLLLTAAVVVSIPMVIVFIISQRYFIEGIALSGIKE, encoded by the coding sequence ATGCTAAAAACAAAACACAACTATGAAATTTCAGTAGGATTCTTCGTCCTCTTGTTCATTGCACTCATTACCCTTGTCCCGTTTTTCTGGATTGTGGTTTCCTCATTCAAGACATACAAGGAAACTGTGCAGATTCCTGTCGTGTTCTTTCCTGATAATCTCTCCAATCTGGAAAACTACAAAGAATTATTTGGCAGGCTAAACTTTCTTTCCTATTATAAGAACAATATCATCAACACCATCGGTATTACTTTTCCGCAGTTATTCATTTCATCCATGGCAGCCTATGCCTTTGCCCGTTTGGATTTCCCAGGAAAGAACGTCATCTTTGTCAGCCTTCTGTTGGCCCTCATGATTCCCATCCAGATGATACTGATGCCCCGCTATAAGCTGATTCTAGACCTTGGCATGTTTGATTCATATTTAGGAATCATCATCCCATCCATCCCCAGTGTGACTACAACTTTCTATATGCGCCAACAAATCATGAGTTTACCCAGATCCTTGGATGAATCGGCTTACTTGGATGGAGCAAGTCATTTTAGAATTTTCTGGTCGATTCTTTTGCCTTTGTGTCATAGTGCTCTTTTAGCCACAGGCATCATGTGTCTGGTATTCAGCTGGAATGACTTTCTCTGGCCATTAGTTGTCATTAATTCTACGGAGAAATACACCCTATCTATTGCAGTTGCTAACCTGCAAGGTCAACACCTTACCAAAGATAATTTACTGTTGACGGCTGCTGTGGTGGTTTCAATCCCGATGGTGATTGTGTTCATTATCAGTCAGCGGTACTTCATTGAAGGTATTGCCCTATCTGGTATCAAGGAATAA
- a CDS encoding sugar ABC transporter substrate-binding protein: MKKEWKRVVMVCLLISLMSTAVFASGDAEKKQVEEKTINFWYWDQNGEEVYKQMIAEFEADNPGVSVKMSIIPWSDYWTKLQMALPTGTGPDIFWLNHPNAVSYLPTGLVMNLESENDSLHFENFNSIYYEPFMYEGERYGVPIFFDSVIMYYNKAMFDAAGLAYPYDTWTWDDYFNAAAKLTIKDGDTTIQYGTIADPDMQSGASNFILQNGGKLFSDDGSKLVIDSKEGREASQFLIDMIYKYGYSPKVSEMREITKATMFQSGMVAMITNHTGILKQFAEVLGKDMGIAPMPMQKQRASIYHNLGYVASAKTKHPEEVKKFLSYLASERHAEILSKVWAPCYTGGAELFFEEYNWLDIGAIIDTVNYGYPLPISSKNAGPVYTLLNNEMDKVFMQPSLGDGLSKVEDVVNAEINK, encoded by the coding sequence ATGAAAAAGGAATGGAAACGAGTTGTCATGGTATGCTTGCTCATTTCATTGATGAGCACTGCGGTATTTGCTTCTGGAGATGCAGAAAAGAAGCAGGTTGAAGAAAAGACTATCAATTTTTGGTACTGGGATCAGAATGGAGAGGAAGTCTATAAGCAGATGATTGCTGAATTCGAGGCCGATAACCCCGGTGTGTCAGTTAAAATGAGCATTATCCCCTGGTCTGACTATTGGACAAAATTGCAGATGGCTCTTCCTACGGGTACTGGCCCAGATATTTTCTGGTTGAATCACCCGAATGCAGTCTCCTATCTGCCTACTGGATTGGTTATGAATCTGGAGAGTGAGAATGATTCCTTGCACTTCGAGAACTTCAATTCCATCTACTATGAACCATTCATGTATGAGGGAGAGCGCTATGGAGTTCCCATCTTCTTTGATTCGGTAATTATGTACTACAACAAGGCAATGTTCGATGCAGCTGGATTAGCATATCCATATGATACTTGGACTTGGGATGATTATTTTAACGCAGCTGCAAAATTGACCATTAAGGATGGGGATACCACCATTCAGTATGGTACTATTGCTGATCCTGATATGCAGAGTGGTGCATCCAACTTCATCCTGCAGAACGGTGGAAAGCTTTTTAGCGACGATGGATCTAAACTCGTAATCGATTCGAAAGAAGGTAGGGAAGCCTCTCAGTTCTTAATTGACATGATCTATAAGTATGGCTACTCCCCGAAGGTCTCTGAGATGCGTGAGATTACCAAGGCAACCATGTTCCAGTCCGGTATGGTTGCTATGATCACCAATCATACAGGTATTCTTAAGCAGTTTGCCGAGGTTCTTGGCAAAGACATGGGTATTGCACCAATGCCAATGCAGAAACAACGTGCGTCTATCTACCACAACCTTGGCTATGTAGCATCTGCAAAAACCAAGCACCCAGAGGAAGTCAAGAAGTTCCTGTCATACCTTGCCTCTGAACGACATGCTGAGATTCTATCGAAGGTCTGGGCTCCCTGTTACACCGGTGGTGCAGAGCTTTTCTTTGAGGAGTACAACTGGCTTGATATAGGTGCAATTATTGATACCGTCAATTATGGATATCCACTCCCTATTTCCAGTAAGAATGCAGGGCCTGTATATACGTTGTTGAACAATGAGATGGACAAGGTGTTTATGCAACCTTCCCTTGGCGATGGACTGTCAAAGGTTGAGGATGTCGTGAATGCAGAGATAAATAAATAA
- a CDS encoding Gfo/Idh/MocA family oxidoreductase, with protein MEPIRVALLGAGSRGKHIYADWARNHPDEMKLVAVAEPNDDKRNAVIAEHGIDQVYAVKDWQDLFKKPLEIDAVIIATQDQMHKQAILAAIDHDYHILCEKPIVTNEADAKEIAKKSAGFSKVFVISHVLRYSPFFTKVKKLVSKGEIGQLIGIELDENVGHIHMSHSFVRGHWNKSETSAPMILSKSCHDMDILLYLAGDDCLSLSSYGDLNYFTKGNKPEGAPARCTDGCSHYEKCPYAAQKIYLGTNTNWPVNVITTDLSIEGRLKALKEGPWGRCVYQCDNDVVDHQTVNARFRNGVVATFTMSAFTMETHRELRLMGTKAELKGDMEKGIITITDFSCRDTKTIQIETKREGHSGSDELFVADFVRLVRGNILSGETSVNASLQSHFMAFAAEASRLSDGIRMDI; from the coding sequence ATGGAGCCAATTCGAGTAGCACTGCTTGGAGCAGGAAGCCGGGGAAAACATATCTACGCAGACTGGGCGAGAAATCATCCTGATGAGATGAAGCTTGTCGCTGTGGCCGAACCCAATGATGATAAGCGAAACGCTGTTATTGCGGAGCATGGGATTGATCAAGTGTATGCTGTGAAGGATTGGCAAGATCTTTTTAAGAAACCTTTGGAAATCGATGCAGTTATCATAGCAACGCAAGATCAGATGCACAAACAAGCAATCTTGGCTGCGATTGATCATGATTACCACATTCTATGTGAAAAACCGATAGTTACCAATGAAGCGGATGCAAAAGAAATTGCGAAGAAATCAGCAGGCTTCTCCAAGGTTTTTGTCATTAGCCATGTGCTTCGCTACTCTCCTTTCTTCACCAAAGTGAAGAAATTGGTTTCCAAGGGAGAAATCGGGCAACTTATCGGTATTGAGCTGGATGAGAATGTTGGGCACATTCATATGTCTCATAGCTTCGTGAGAGGCCATTGGAACAAATCCGAAACTTCTGCCCCGATGATTCTTTCCAAGAGTTGTCATGACATGGATATCCTGCTCTACTTGGCGGGAGATGATTGCCTCTCGCTCTCCAGTTATGGAGATTTGAATTATTTTACGAAGGGAAACAAACCTGAAGGTGCTCCAGCACGCTGTACCGATGGCTGTTCTCACTATGAGAAATGTCCTTATGCAGCACAGAAGATTTATCTCGGTACAAATACCAATTGGCCTGTAAATGTGATCACCACCGATCTCTCCATTGAAGGGCGGTTGAAGGCACTGAAGGAAGGCCCTTGGGGACGTTGTGTCTATCAGTGTGACAATGATGTAGTTGATCATCAGACAGTGAATGCACGATTCAGGAATGGGGTGGTGGCTACCTTTACGATGAGTGCTTTTACCATGGAGACGCATCGTGAACTTCGTCTCATGGGTACAAAGGCAGAGCTCAAGGGTGATATGGAGAAGGGAATTATCACCATTACCGATTTCAGCTGTCGCGACACCAAGACAATACAGATTGAAACAAAGCGGGAAGGGCACTCAGGAAGTGACGAGCTTTTCGTTGCAGATTTTGTCCGACTTGTGAGAGGGAATATTCTCAGTGGAGAAACAAGTGTGAATGCTTCGCTGCAGAGCCATTTCATGGCTTTTGCAGCTGAAGCATCCCGACTTTCTGATGGGATAAGAATGGATATTTAA
- a CDS encoding Gfo/Idh/MocA family oxidoreductase, with product MLRIGLLGCGTMGKTHAHAYAGIFNAQVVAVCDIRKDKRDNLAYLLDCSAYDCFESMLADQELDILDICLPTYLHKEYAVRAMERKLHVFCEKPIALSLEDAQVMIDTAKKEQVKLTVGHVLRFFPEYETIKQNIDQGKVGTLRLIRTIRNQAFPPWSWEHWYQDIAKSGGPEVDLAIHDYDWILSQLGPVRRVYAKNYGETKESQMHSLAILRLENGAMAHVEASWAMPKGIEFRTAFELIGTDGQLCYDSSKDSPLKTQISSDEDVSIFYDNPIPPNLNPYAKELRIFIDTVIQDKPVLVRPEEARAALAVALAVRESARTGKVVVLKEGKV from the coding sequence ATGTTACGGATTGGATTGCTTGGTTGCGGAACCATGGGGAAAACACACGCTCATGCCTATGCAGGGATATTCAATGCGCAGGTTGTTGCAGTATGTGATATTCGGAAAGATAAACGAGATAATCTTGCTTACCTATTGGACTGTTCTGCCTATGATTGCTTTGAGTCCATGCTAGCTGACCAGGAGCTTGATATTCTTGATATCTGCCTACCTACCTATCTCCACAAGGAGTATGCAGTACGGGCAATGGAGAGAAAATTGCACGTATTTTGTGAAAAGCCGATTGCCTTGTCGTTGGAAGATGCTCAGGTAATGATTGATACTGCAAAAAAGGAACAGGTTAAGCTTACGGTAGGTCATGTGCTTCGGTTCTTTCCAGAGTATGAGACTATTAAGCAGAATATTGACCAAGGAAAGGTTGGTACACTGCGTCTGATAAGAACTATTCGAAATCAGGCATTTCCACCATGGAGTTGGGAACATTGGTATCAGGATATTGCAAAGAGTGGTGGTCCTGAAGTGGATCTGGCAATCCATGACTATGACTGGATCTTGAGTCAGTTAGGTCCTGTTAGAAGGGTATATGCAAAGAACTATGGAGAAACCAAAGAATCGCAGATGCATAGCTTAGCCATTCTTCGATTAGAGAATGGAGCAATGGCTCATGTGGAAGCCTCTTGGGCAATGCCGAAGGGGATTGAGTTCAGAACAGCTTTTGAGTTGATTGGTACTGATGGGCAGCTCTGCTACGACTCCAGCAAGGACAGTCCTTTAAAAACCCAAATCAGCAGTGATGAGGATGTCTCCATCTTCTATGACAATCCAATACCGCCAAACTTGAATCCGTACGCGAAGGAGTTACGTATCTTCATCGATACGGTCATCCAAGACAAACCGGTATTGGTTAGACCAGAGGAAGCAAGAGCAGCACTTGCTGTTGCACTTGCCGTGCGAGAGTCAGCACGCACAGGAAAGGTTGTGGTATTGAAGGAGGGAAAAGTATGA
- a CDS encoding Gfo/Idh/MocA family oxidoreductase has translation MKRIRIGVISFEHMHAMSYTQQLLQDPDVLIVGIADDDIYRGTQMASLFMTSYYPSYETLLDEDLDGVIVCTNNRDHAEVSIAAAKRGIHILVEKPFATTINDAKQMIAVAKEHGVKIMNAFPMRYNPNVVAAKKIIDEGRIGDILSITGINHGKIPGGWFLNKELAGGGAVMDHTVHLGDLIRWFTSSEVKDVYCEQGALLHNKGIDDTGLVMITMENGVFASIDCSWAHHTNYPIWAQVDMQIVGTKGVIDLKAFNQVIHLDDQKHQRFEDIGFSETGDEGLIREFIGVCSEDREPLVSGVDGLRALEIALAAYESSECMDTVSVR, from the coding sequence ATGAAGAGAATACGAATTGGTGTAATCAGTTTTGAGCATATGCATGCTATGAGCTACACACAGCAACTTCTGCAAGATCCTGATGTTCTCATAGTTGGAATCGCCGATGATGATATCTATCGTGGGACGCAGATGGCCAGTCTTTTCATGACTTCCTACTATCCTTCCTATGAAACCTTACTAGATGAGGATCTCGATGGCGTAATTGTCTGTACCAACAATCGCGATCATGCTGAGGTGAGCATTGCTGCAGCAAAACGTGGAATCCACATCTTGGTAGAGAAACCTTTTGCCACCACTATTAATGATGCAAAACAAATGATTGCTGTTGCCAAGGAACATGGGGTGAAGATAATGAATGCATTCCCCATGCGCTACAATCCAAATGTGGTTGCAGCGAAAAAAATCATTGATGAAGGTAGGATCGGTGATATTCTCAGTATCACTGGTATCAACCACGGGAAAATCCCTGGTGGCTGGTTCCTCAACAAGGAGTTGGCAGGAGGGGGTGCTGTGATGGACCATACAGTACACCTTGGCGATCTCATTCGTTGGTTTACTTCCAGTGAAGTGAAAGATGTGTATTGTGAACAAGGAGCTCTTTTACACAACAAAGGTATTGATGATACCGGTTTGGTAATGATCACCATGGAAAATGGAGTGTTTGCCTCTATAGACTGCTCCTGGGCACACCATACCAACTATCCAATCTGGGCACAGGTTGATATGCAGATTGTGGGCACAAAGGGTGTAATCGACCTGAAAGCATTCAATCAGGTGATCCATCTCGATGACCAGAAACATCAACGATTTGAGGATATCGGTTTCAGCGAAACTGGAGATGAGGGACTAATCAGGGAATTCATTGGTGTCTGCTCTGAGGATAGAGAGCCTCTTGTAAGTGGAGTTGACGGGCTCCGAGCCTTGGAGATTGCCTTGGCAGCATACGAGTCCAGTGAATGTATGGACACTGTTTCTGTTCGTTAA